The following are encoded in a window of Prochlorococcus marinus str. MIT 1013 genomic DNA:
- a CDS encoding tetratricopeptide repeat-containing sulfotransferase family protein, translated as MMDNRSQEEEEEGKKKIPEIKTYPVPFPVGENQENLTIYTNTLSKPSKDQIINQAFEFQSEGNISEAAKYYQHFINQDFKDHRVFSNYGVILRDLGKLQEAEISLRKAIELNPDYAKAHLNLGNILRDLGKLQEAEISLRKAIELNPDYAKAHSNLGNILNDLGKSQEAEISLRKAVEIKPDLAEAHYNLGGILSNLGNFEEAEISLRKAIELQPDFARAYFSLSTLKYSNKNTIWKDNLFSETILKNKSKEDEIHIYFARANILHKEKNYEESYKWLNLANTLKLYLKPSKPEIIINKSRALLIQSYKNEITKKEQMQSPKSIFIVGMPRSGSTLLESILTMNTCVNDLGESDILEESFLEQKEVDQKLTIAQLYWKKANSLKGAINITTNKNLYNYQYAGIICNQIPNAKIIHCCRNPLDNILSIYRANFAIGNEYSSSLVDCARVYLNQEDLMTGYKNRFRSKIYDLNYDLLVSNPNIEIKSLISWLGWKWNESYLTPHLNPRSIFTRSNVEVRSPINSKSINGWKNYKDMLKPAIEILTQTDKYHYITS; from the coding sequence ATGATGGATAATCGTAGTCAAGAAGAAGAAGAAGAAGGAAAGAAGAAAATTCCTGAGATCAAAACATACCCAGTTCCATTCCCTGTAGGGGAAAATCAAGAAAATCTTACTATTTATACCAATACTCTTTCTAAACCTTCTAAAGACCAAATAATCAATCAAGCATTTGAATTTCAGTCGGAAGGCAACATTTCAGAAGCAGCAAAATATTATCAGCATTTTATAAATCAAGATTTTAAAGATCACAGAGTTTTTTCTAATTATGGAGTCATATTGAGAGATCTCGGCAAATTACAAGAAGCAGAAATCTCATTACGCAAAGCAATTGAACTCAATCCTGATTACGCAAAGGCGCATTTAAATCTGGGAAACATATTGAGAGATCTCGGCAAATTACAAGAAGCAGAAATCTCATTACGTAAAGCAATTGAACTCAATCCTGATTACGCAAAGGCGCATTCCAATCTGGGAAACATATTGAATGATCTTGGCAAATCACAAGAAGCAGAAATCTCATTACGCAAAGCAGTTGAAATCAAACCTGATTTGGCAGAGGCGCATTACAATTTGGGAGGAATATTGAGTAATCTTGGAAACTTCGAAGAAGCAGAAATCTCATTACGCAAAGCAATTGAACTGCAACCAGATTTCGCAAGGGCATATTTTTCTCTATCGACTCTTAAATATTCCAATAAAAATACAATATGGAAGGATAACCTATTTTCTGAAACTATCTTAAAAAACAAATCAAAAGAAGATGAAATTCATATTTACTTCGCTAGAGCAAATATTCTTCATAAGGAGAAAAATTACGAAGAAAGTTACAAATGGCTTAACTTAGCAAATACATTAAAACTTTATCTCAAACCATCTAAACCTGAAATTATTATCAATAAATCTAGAGCATTACTAATTCAATCATATAAAAACGAGATTACTAAAAAAGAACAAATGCAATCTCCAAAAAGTATTTTCATTGTAGGAATGCCAAGAAGTGGTTCTACATTATTGGAATCAATTCTCACTATGAATACTTGTGTTAATGATTTAGGAGAGAGTGATATCCTCGAGGAATCATTCCTAGAGCAAAAAGAAGTTGATCAAAAACTAACTATTGCTCAATTATATTGGAAGAAGGCTAATAGTTTAAAGGGTGCAATTAATATTACAACTAATAAAAACTTATATAATTATCAATATGCAGGTATTATCTGTAATCAAATACCGAATGCCAAAATCATACACTGCTGTAGGAATCCTTTAGATAATATTCTTTCAATTTACCGAGCAAATTTTGCTATAGGGAATGAATATTCCTCTTCCTTGGTTGATTGTGCAAGAGTTTATTTAAATCAAGAAGACTTAATGACAGGGTATAAGAATAGATTTAGATCAAAAATATACGACTTGAATTACGATTTGTTAGTAAGCAATCCTAATATAGAAATTAAATCTTTGATCTCTTGGTTAGGTTGGAAGTGGAATGAATCATATCTAACACCGCATCTCAACCCTCGCTCAATCTTCACAAGAAGTAATGTTGAAGTTCGTTCACCTATCAATTCAAAATCAATTAATGGATGGAAGAACTACAAAGATATGCTGAAACCTGCTATTGAAATCCTTACTCAAACGGATAAATATCACTACATAACCTCCTAA
- a CDS encoding tetratricopeptide repeat protein: MEKHRQTKKVNTSGTKVTTFPVPFALGEKKENITISTNTLSKLSKEQIINQAFKFHSQGNIPQATKYYQLFINQGGRDHRVFYNYGVILKNLGKLEDAELLYRKAIEIKSDFAEAHSNLGGILKDLGKLQDAELSTRKAIEIKPDFADTYSNLGVILKDLGKLEEAELSTRRAIELKPDLANNHSNLGLILLEKGSHELSLKYFSNSAELLRGENNQDPNTSIFKDISKAKIEHDIEQFEYLVSQDYETQKFTKLAILYKKIATEINWPSETQLITLNNKHQSLLKDSYNRLINVIEAPRLQKEAVNNSLNIEEITKNYFDHEFGLTYIDNFLNPTALKSLRKFLLGSTIWFDVKSGGYLGAYLKEGLASPLIIQIAEELRKKFPKIFKNHPIKGIWAYKYDSRAKNENSLLRGIKVHADQAAINVNFWITPKEANLNPKSGGLIVYDVEAPHDWDFKIYNNPNDKTKIREELKKSKGNTQVIPHNQNRAVIFNSNLFHETDSYEFKDGYENRRINVTLLFGRREDS, encoded by the coding sequence ATGGAGAAACATAGGCAAACAAAGAAAGTAAATACATCAGGCACTAAAGTAACTACATTCCCAGTTCCATTTGCTTTAGGAGAAAAAAAAGAAAATATAACTATTAGTACGAACACTCTTTCCAAACTTTCTAAAGAACAAATAATCAATCAAGCATTTAAGTTTCATTCACAAGGAAATATTCCACAAGCGACAAAATATTATCAACTTTTTATTAATCAAGGAGGTAGAGATCACAGAGTTTTTTATAATTATGGAGTCATATTAAAAAATCTTGGCAAATTAGAAGACGCAGAATTGTTATATCGAAAAGCAATTGAAATCAAATCTGATTTCGCAGAAGCACATTCCAATCTGGGAGGCATATTGAAAGATCTTGGCAAATTACAAGACGCAGAATTATCCACTCGCAAAGCAATTGAAATTAAACCTGATTTCGCAGATACTTATTCCAATCTGGGAGTCATATTGAAAGATCTAGGCAAATTAGAAGAAGCAGAATTATCTACTCGCAGAGCAATTGAATTAAAACCTGATTTGGCAAATAATCATTCCAATCTGGGATTAATACTCCTTGAAAAAGGTTCGCACGAATTATCCCTTAAATATTTTTCAAACAGTGCTGAGTTACTTAGAGGAGAGAATAATCAAGACCCTAATACCTCAATATTCAAAGATATCAGTAAAGCTAAAATCGAACATGATATTGAACAATTTGAATATTTAGTCTCCCAAGATTACGAGACCCAAAAATTTACTAAGCTTGCCATTCTTTATAAAAAAATTGCTACTGAGATTAACTGGCCATCTGAAACCCAATTAATTACTCTAAATAATAAACATCAAAGCCTTCTGAAAGATAGCTATAATCGTTTAATTAATGTAATAGAAGCACCTAGATTACAAAAAGAAGCAGTAAACAATTCCTTAAATATTGAAGAAATTACAAAGAACTATTTCGATCATGAATTCGGGTTGACTTACATTGATAATTTCTTAAATCCTACTGCTCTGAAATCTCTTCGCAAATTTTTACTGGGAAGTACAATTTGGTTCGATGTTAAAAGTGGTGGATATCTTGGGGCTTATTTGAAAGAAGGTTTAGCTAGTCCATTAATTATTCAAATAGCGGAAGAGCTTAGAAAAAAGTTCCCAAAAATTTTCAAAAATCATCCAATAAAGGGGATCTGGGCTTACAAGTATGATAGTCGCGCAAAAAATGAAAATTCATTACTCAGAGGCATCAAAGTTCACGCAGATCAGGCAGCAATAAATGTAAATTTTTGGATTACTCCTAAAGAAGCCAACTTAAATCCCAAATCTGGTGGTTTAATCGTTTACGACGTAGAAGCTCCACATGATTGGGATTTTAAAATTTACAATAATCCTAATGACAAAACAAAAATCCGAGAAGAACTAAAAAAAAGCAAAGGCAATACACAAGTTATTCCACATAACCAAAATCGCGCTGTTATCTTCAATTCTAATTTATTTCATGAAACTGATAGTTATGAATTCAAAGACGGATATGAAAATCGCCGAATCAATGTAACTTTGTTATTTGGACGTAGAGAGGATAGTTAG
- a CDS encoding DUF1651 domain-containing protein encodes MNQPIREALPTPTGWLVGPTRDFCLFFIRDPKSVMVAPTVFTQLWYCTEEGIPTKLKNTRRLDYKSAHETWNELLSNDWELIEPQINDAAA; translated from the coding sequence ATGAATCAACCAATCAGAGAAGCATTGCCAACACCAACAGGTTGGCTAGTTGGACCAACAAGAGATTTTTGTTTGTTCTTTATTCGTGATCCAAAGTCGGTCATGGTTGCACCCACTGTCTTTACTCAACTTTGGTATTGCACTGAAGAAGGCATTCCAACCAAATTAAAAAATACAAGAAGACTTGATTATAAATCTGCCCATGAAACGTGGAATGAACTGCTATCTAATGATTGGGAATTAATAGAGCCTCAAATCAATGATGCTGCTGCTTAA
- a CDS encoding pyrimidine/purine nucleoside phosphorylase: MNNYQNVDVDKLANIYFEGKVISRNIFLKDGSKKTLGVMLEGGYEFKTASRELMEIHSGKLNVKIAGDKDWTLITEGMDFIVPPNSSFCLEVSELVNYTCSYFDD; the protein is encoded by the coding sequence ATGAATAACTATCAAAATGTAGATGTTGATAAATTAGCAAATATTTATTTTGAAGGTAAAGTTATTAGTCGGAATATCTTTTTAAAAGATGGTTCAAAAAAAACATTAGGAGTGATGTTGGAGGGTGGATATGAATTTAAAACTGCGTCAAGAGAACTCATGGAAATCCATTCTGGAAAACTAAATGTAAAAATCGCAGGTGATAAAGATTGGACATTAATAACAGAGGGTATGGATTTTATTGTCCCCCCAAATTCTTCATTTTGTTTAGAGGTTTCAGAATTAGTAAACTACACATGCTCTTATTTTGATGATTAA
- a CDS encoding sulfotransferase family protein, producing the protein MDNSSQEGERKNKITEVKTFSVPFPLRENQKSITINTNSHFNLSKEQIIKQAFKFHLEGNISEATKSYQQLINQGCNDHRIFSNYGVILKDLGKLQEAELSIRKAIELNPDYAKAHSNLGIILRNLGNLKEAEISTRKAIELDPNLAEAYSNRGNILKNLGNLKEAEKSTRKAIELDPNLAEAYYSLSLIQYSDQNKIWQNQLFSENILINKSKKNQVDIYFARANIFHKEKKYNESSRYLELANELKLILQKSTADSLINKSKVLLIESNKKEINKKEHRNFSESIFIVGMPRSGSTLLESILSMSNDVYDLGEVNILEESFLEYKKFKQEINLAKLYEEKVNNKTELNITTNKWLYNYQYAGIIARHIPNAKIIHCYRHPLDNILSIYRAHFARGNKYSSSLVDCTKVYLDQEEIMTQYKDRFRAKIYDLNYDFLVSNPNKGIKSLISWLGWEWNDSYLSPHQNPRTVSTASSIQVRSPINSKSIGGWNNYKEMLKPAIEILTQTDKYQDITSQNQLRKLKKISR; encoded by the coding sequence ATGGATAATTCTAGTCAAGAAGGAGAACGAAAGAATAAAATTACTGAAGTAAAAACATTTTCAGTTCCATTTCCTTTAAGAGAAAATCAAAAAAGCATCACTATTAATACTAATTCTCATTTTAATCTTTCTAAAGAGCAAATTATCAAGCAAGCATTTAAGTTTCATTTAGAAGGGAATATTTCAGAAGCAACAAAATCTTATCAACAGTTAATAAATCAAGGGTGTAATGATCACAGGATTTTTTCTAATTATGGAGTCATATTAAAAGATCTTGGCAAGTTACAAGAAGCAGAATTATCAATCCGCAAAGCAATTGAACTTAATCCTGATTACGCAAAGGCGCATTCCAATCTGGGAATTATATTGAGAAATCTTGGCAACTTAAAAGAAGCAGAAATATCAACTCGTAAAGCAATTGAACTTGATCCTAATCTCGCAGAAGCATATTCCAATCGGGGAAATATATTGAAAAATCTTGGCAACTTAAAAGAAGCAGAAAAATCAACTCGTAAAGCAATTGAACTTGATCCTAATCTCGCAGAAGCATATTATTCACTATCATTAATTCAATATTCTGATCAAAATAAGATATGGCAGAATCAACTCTTTTCTGAAAATATCTTAATTAACAAATCAAAAAAAAATCAAGTTGATATTTACTTCGCAAGAGCAAATATTTTTCATAAGGAAAAGAAATACAATGAAAGTTCTAGATACCTTGAGTTGGCGAATGAATTAAAACTAATTCTTCAAAAATCTACAGCAGATAGTTTAATCAATAAATCTAAAGTATTACTTATTGAATCTAATAAAAAGGAGATTAATAAAAAAGAACACAGAAATTTTTCTGAGAGTATTTTTATAGTAGGAATGCCTAGAAGTGGTTCAACATTATTGGAATCAATTCTAAGTATGAGTAATGATGTATATGATCTAGGTGAAGTTAATATTCTAGAGGAATCATTCCTTGAATATAAGAAGTTTAAACAAGAGATAAATCTTGCTAAATTATATGAGGAAAAAGTAAATAATAAGACTGAACTTAATATCACAACTAATAAATGGTTATACAACTACCAATACGCAGGTATTATTGCTCGGCATATACCAAACGCAAAAATTATCCACTGCTATAGACATCCTTTAGATAATATTCTTTCAATTTACCGAGCACATTTTGCTAGAGGAAATAAATATTCCTCTTCCTTAGTTGATTGCACAAAAGTATATTTAGATCAAGAAGAAATCATGACTCAATATAAGGATAGATTTAGAGCAAAGATATACGACTTAAATTATGATTTCTTAGTAAGCAATCCTAATAAAGGAATTAAATCTTTGATCTCTTGGTTAGGTTGGGAATGGAATGACTCATATCTATCGCCGCATCAAAATCCACGCACAGTATCCACGGCAAGTAGCATTCAAGTGCGTTCACCAATTAATTCAAAATCAATTGGTGGATGGAATAACTACAAAGAGATGCTGAAACCTGCTATTGAAATCCTTACTCAAACTGATAAATATCAAGACATAACCTCACAAAACCAACTTAGAAAACTGAAGAAAATTTCAAGATAA